A window of the Dermacentor variabilis isolate Ectoservices unplaced genomic scaffold, ASM5094787v1 scaffold_12, whole genome shotgun sequence genome harbors these coding sequences:
- the LOC142566017 gene encoding uncharacterized protein LOC142566017, producing the protein MISSPSQARERSPDSRRLGPIELTPVHQRSSRRLRGEPPEFSPLPVSIGASASASGNATEMTTQTTPTHIVVNSPMTPEPFHGDTFEDAEDWLERFERVAEFNGWNGERKIRNVYFALEDSARTWFENHEATFVSWDAFRRELLATYPSTDRRERAEAALQARNQRNNESVAMYVEDMSRLFRRADPNMSEDKKLRHLMCGVKQELFAGLVRSPPRTVAEFRAEATTMESTLQQRSRMYNREMNITSVDTVPAVFGNSVDIIRELVRSVVREELQRLRLDQNAPTPSSLADLVREEVRQVVREPQLSAQPQVLRLRQPSVSYADVLRQTPARADVAATSSMNSSMPRNTLPLPERRFRKADVWRTPDRIPLCYHCGEAGHLYRMCHYRQAGLRGFPVNAPCPRNGERPSEIEEYLSTRQSSPYAYQQHQPRSAAPFRHRSPSPRPSSSSPRRRSQSPLREN; encoded by the coding sequence atgatttcaagcccttcTCAAGCCAGAGAAAGGAGCCCGGACTCACGGCGACTTGGACCCATCGAGTTGACTCCTGTTCACCAACGCAGCagtcgtcgcctacgtggtgagcccccCGAGTTTTCCCCTTTGCCGGTTTCTATCGGAGCGTCAGCATCTGCTAGCGGAAACGCTACCGAGATGACGACTCAAACCACGCCAACTCACATCGTGGTCAACTCGCCAATGACGCCAGAGCCTTTCcacggcgacacatttgaagacgcagaGGACTGGCTGGAACGCTTTGAGCGCGTCGCTGAGTTCAATGGATGGAACGGAGAGCGCAAGATACGAAATGTTTACTTCGCATTAGAGGACAGCgctcgaacgtggtttgaaaaccacgaagcgacgtttgtgtcgtgggatgctttcCGACGGGAGTTGCTGGCAACTTACCCGAGTACCGACCGCAGGGAGAGGGCCGAAGCTGCCCTGCAAGCAAGAAACCAGCGTAATAACGAAAGcgtggccatgtatgtagaagacatgtcccgcctattccgccgagccgatccgaacatgagcgaggacaagaaactaCGTCACCTAATGTGCGGCGTAAAACAGGAACTGTTTGCAGGGTTGGTTCGGAGCCCGCCGCGCACCGTCGCTGAGTTTCGTGcagaggcgacaacaatggaaagCACGTTGCAACAGCGATCAAGAATGTACAACCGGGAGATGAACATCACCTCTGTAGACACAGTTCCAGCCGTCTTTGGAAATAGCGTGGACATCATACGAGAGCTCGTGCGATCTGTAGTGCGAGAAGAGCTCCAGCGGCTACGGCTTGACCAGAACGCTCCAACGCCCTCTTCCCTGGCAGACCTGGTTCGTGAAGAGGTCAGGCAGGTCGTCCGAGAACCACAGCTCAGTGCGCAGCCCCAAGTGCTACGACTGCGCCAACCGAGCGTCTCATATGCCGATGTGCTGCGGCAAACTcccgcacgtgctgacgtcgCCGCCACTTCCTCTATGAATAGCTCGATGCCTCGAAATACACTGCCGCTACCCGAGAGAAGATTCAGGAAGGctgatgtatggcgcactcctgaccgaatacccctctgctaccactgtggggaGGCTGGCCACCTGTACAGAATGTGTCACTATCGCCAGGCAGGGCTTCGTGGTTTTCCGGTGAACGCACCTTGCCCCCGAAATGGTGAGCGTCCTTCGGAAATTGAAGAATACCTGTCCACTCGTCAGAGCTCCCCATACGCCTACCAGCAACACCAACCTCGATCAGCAGCGCCGTTTAGGCATCGGTCACCGAGCCCCCGCCCGTCTTCAAGCTCCCCAAGACGCCGTTCACAGAGCCCGCTTCGGGAAAACTAG